A region of Plutella xylostella chromosome 29, ilPluXylo3.1, whole genome shotgun sequence DNA encodes the following proteins:
- the LOC105386251 gene encoding trypsin, alkaline B, which produces MAILALLLLTATASAVAATNRIVGGADASIETYPAIVQIEYLNSTTWSHGCGGNILSPTYVLTAAHCVDEDDPMRIRAGTSYRETGGTVINVESYLIHPDYNKFVFLDADIALLRLEQALVYGPSIQPVAIYAQGIEVPGNSAVVFAGWGDTQPDGEPSTILQDVTVYTVSYEQCRRIYGREVTHNMLCAGVLGVGGKGVCFRDSGGPLYYGNVLVGLPSWHLGCASKRYPGVNTKVSAFTDWIVANAV; this is translated from the exons atggcTATATTGGCGCTTCTTCTTCTAACTG CAACTGCCTCAGCAGTGGCGGCGACCAACAGGATCGTCGGCGGAGCGGACGCCAGCATCGAGACTTATCCGGCTATAGTGCAGATTGAGTACCTCAACTCCACGACTTGGAGTCATGGTTGCGGCGGCAACATCCTCAGCCCGACATATGTCCTAACTGCCGCTCACTGCGTCGA CGAGGATGATCCCATGCGTATCCGCGCTGGAACCTCCTACCGTGAGACCGGCGGCACCGTCATCAATGTCGAATCCTACCTCATCCACCCTGACTACAATAAGTTCGTCTTCCTCGACGCTGACATCGCTTTGCTGCGCCTGGAGCAAGCCCTAGTCTATGGTCCAAGCATCCAGCCGGTAGCCATCTACGCTCAGGGTATTGAGGTGCCGGGTAACTCTGCAGTGGTCTTTGCCGGTTGGGGAGATACTCAG CCCGATGGCGAGCCATCTACGATATTGCAAGACGTGACCGTATATACTGTGAGCTACGAGCAATGTCGTCGTATATACGGTAGAGAGGTCACACACAACATGCTATGTGCAGGCGTCTTGGGAGTGGGCGGCAAAGGCGTGTGTTTCAGAGACTCCGGTGGCCCACTGTACTATGGAAATGTACTGGTAGGACTTCCGTCTTGGCATTTAGGGTGTGCCAGTAAGAGGTACCCGGGAGTTAATACCAAAGTGTCTGCGTTTACTGACTGGATCGTGGCTAATGCGGTGTAG